A stretch of Dysidea avara chromosome 5, odDysAvar1.4, whole genome shotgun sequence DNA encodes these proteins:
- the LOC136256693 gene encoding uncharacterized protein produces MTDLQVLHGLQAIDEVMDKPEYAVLNKCYYFLYQSLIPNCKLTIKILRRHFTITDQVEQYILSGDSRRLCCQRVMNMLLVHLDIVKDHHQFCDWLDSVSVMGSLIDKIKADTTNKLYSQHANVKISDGVDQLDDSVVDNVIISCTVSDEEALVDKACSCSGSRRRPVRQKMPMSTRQLKGISKTTRQSKRISGLVTGMMLESPKEIVKKPRSTKLSLNLKCLLNPSEWSIVNVSFPLLCESLPVDHQSTIEKLKGLPEFAGSEQQQQLDTLIPAKLMDFKLINKRIITFIVVTLSYNTSSGGMTRFSDIMDKLMGSSSCVQEIRCVGPDGASSLPTTPLSDLSNITLHPDMKPSFGQHMTVTMATTVPTCSTTGGVIPSVVNSRNDVTVEVIPGLELVQSHYSNILQCLPTNYGQTLEVLLRCFSDDQVCQILSTDNHITANKTILDFLIGHYKENRNLSELCDRLEKVMNILPEPGELVAILCDLRAVASQHQHQVVEHHQPVNNLAETHDKDDDVVELPHILTSNEDFSVLKSHYDTIVQLMPAEYEQSVGKLQNHISDEQIWIILSCSNCNVANKMMLNCLIEKLKCKEDLLDLCDQLEKISNSSDLMVLITEIKSGVAQSIQHPGVSHVSQNNTPSSLSSNHQLADPQPPAGSHSPIFQLAFSQTSLDPNSKVVTILKKNFVGLCRCLPRDHMVTITRLKRRATVGDGLQHDLNNLPSINERNEMILAIMIKQLNSDFDVLQFCDTIEDVIDSDSVTSKKFIHNLRSEVIEVVSNAPVSHSNGNQSSGSSPDSAAEARCTSFFNQAIAQHMVVLSPNCKGLLVLRRNFAKLCYCLPPDYKKTLSKIKRTAVVPEGLEYQLAMLPTAELANCNILAAMIRPLRKEVHLVGFCDSVENLVDSEESKKIVGDLRYEIIEALSDSAETTTVNTIPVSSTPTAVASMLPDAAQPLSNVSASNMSVTNVSSVAEAMSAQPSSSSEERLRTLNSFDSPPTTAVTTSTFPTSQS; encoded by the exons ATGACTGATTTGCAAGTGTTACATGGACTACAAGCAATTGATGAGGTTATGGACAAACCTG AATATGCTGTACTGAACAAATGCTATTATTTCTTGTATCAAAGTTTAATACCAAATTGTAAACTAACAATTAAAATTTTACGTCGTCACTTTACTATTACTGATCAAGTGGAGCAGTATATTCTCAGTGGAGACAGTCGACGATTATGTTGTCAACGTGTTATGAATATGTTATTAGTCCATCTTGATATTGTGAAAGATCATCATCAGTTTTGTGACTGGCTTGATTCTGTGTCAGTAATGGGTAGTCTCATAGACAAGATTAAAGCAG ATACTACTAACAAACTTTATTCTCAACATGCTAATGTTAAGATTAGTGATGGTGTTGATCAACTAGATGATAGTGTGGTAGATAATGTTATCATCAGTTGTACTGTTAGTGATGAAGAAGCATTAGTAGACAAGGCTTGTAGTTGTTCTGGTAGTAGAAGAAGGCCTGTAAGACAAAAAATGCCGATGAGCACAAGGCAACTTAAAGGAATTAGCAAGACTACAAGGCAGTCTAAAAGAATCAGTGGCCTAG TCACAGGAATGATGCTGGAGTCACCTAAGGAAATAGTAAAGAAGCCACGTAGTACAAAGCTGTCATTGAACTTAAAGTGCTTATTAAATCCGTCAG AATGGTCAATTGTGAATGTGAGCTTTCCTCTGTTATGTGAATCACTCCCTGTTGACCATCAATCTACAATTGAAAAGTTGAAAGGTCTACCAGAATTTGCAGGATCAGAACAGCAGCAACAGCTTGACACACTGATACCAGCAAAATTAATGGATTTCAAACTGATCAATAAAAGAATTATAACATTTATAGTTGTCACTTTAAGTTACAATACTAGTAGTGGAGGTATGACAAGATTTTCTGATATAATGGATAAACTAATGGGATCAAGTAGTTGTGTACAAGAGATTCGATGTG TTGGACCTGATGGGGCTAGTTCTTTACCAACCACACCGCTGTCTGACCTTTCTAATATAACACTTCATCCGGATATGAAGCCATCCTTTGGTCAGCACATGACTGTTACTATGGCTACAACAGTACCCACATGTTCTACTACTGGTGGAGTGATACCTAGTGTTGTTAACAGTAGAAATGATGTAACAGTGGAAGTTATTCCAG GTTTGGAGCTAGTACAATCACATTATTCTAATATTCTTCAATGTCTACCTACAAACTATGGACAAACACTGGAAGTATTATTACGTTGTTTTAGTGATGACCAAGTCTGCCAGATACTTAGTACTGATAATCACATTACTGCTAATAAAACAATTCTCGACTTTTTAATTGGTCATTATAAAGAAAATAGAAATTTAAGTGAACTTTGTGATAGATTGGAAAAGGTCATGAACATATTACCAGAACCTGGAGAACTGGTTGCTATTCTCTGTGATCTAAGAGCGG TGGCCAGTCAACACCAACATCAAGTTGTTGAGCATCATCAACCAGTTAACAATTTAGCTGAAACCCATG ATAAAGATGATGATGTAGTGGAATTACCACATATATTGACCTCTAATGAAG ATTTTAGTGTACTTAAGTCGCACTATGACACAATTGTACAACTGATGCCTGCTGAGTATGAACAGAGTGTTGGAAAATTACAGAACCACATCAGTGATGAACAGATTTGGATAATACTGAGTTGCAGTAACTGTAAtgtagcaaacaaaatgatgttgaATTGTTTGATTGAGAAATTAAAGTGCAAAGAAGATTTGCTGGACTTATGTGATCAACTGGAGAAAATATCTAATTCAAGTGATCTAATGGTTCTAATCACAGAAATAAAATCAG GTGTTGCACAAAGTATTCAACATCCTGGAGTCTCACACGTCAGCCAAAATAACACACCATCATCACTATCCTCCAATCATCAACTTGCTGACCCACAACCACCAGCTG GTTCACATAGTCCAATATTTCAATTGGCATTTTCTCAAACATCTTTGGATCCTAACTCTAAAG TTGTTACCATACTTAAGAAGAACTTTGTGGGATTGTGTCGATGTCTACCAAGAGACCATATGGTGACTATTACTAGATTAAAGCGAAGGGCAACAGTAGGAGATGGATTACAGCATGATCTAAATAACCTGCCATCCATTAATGAGAGGAATGAAATGATTCTTGCCATAATGATTAAACAGCTAAACTCTGACTTTGATGTATTACAGTTTTGCGATACTATAGAAGATGTGATTGATAGTGATAGTGTCACTTCAAAGAAGTTTATACATAACTTACGATCTG AGGTAATTGAAGTTGTGAGCAACGCACCAGTGTCACATTCCAATGGCAACCAGTCTTCAGGTTCATCACCAGATAGTGCAGCAG AAGCTCGTTGTACATCATTTTTCAATCAAGCAATTGCACAACATATGGTAGTGCTCAGTCCTAATTGCAAAG GTCTTCTTGTACTGAGAAGAAACTTTGCAAAATTATGTTACTGTTTACCACCTGACTACAAAAAGACTCTTAGTAAAATAAAGAGAACTGCAGTTGTACCAGAAGGACTGGAGTACCAGCTAGCCATGTTACCCACTGCTGAGCTGGCTAACTGCAACATCCTAGCTGCAATGATCAGACCATTGAGGAAGGAGGTTCACCTTGTTGGGTTTTGTGATTCAGTAGAAAATCTGGTGGATAGTGAGGAATCCAAAAAAATTGTTGGAGATTTGAGATATG AAATAATTGAAGCTCTCAGTGACTCTGCTGAAACAACTACAGTTAACACTATACCAGTATCAAGTACCCCCACTGCTGTTGCCTCAATGTTACCTGATGCAGCACAACCATTATCAAATGTGTCAGCATCTAATATGTCAGTAACCAATGTGTCCTCTGTAGCAGAAGCAATGAGTGCACAACCATCATCTTCTAGTGAAG AACGGCTAAGGACGTTAAACTCTTTTGATTCTCCACCTACCACAGCAGTTACCACATCTACCTTCCCAACATCACAATCTTGA